The Archangium primigenium genomic interval GCGCCGCCCATGCCGTCCGAGCCCACCCACTTGAGCGCGCCGGTGTTCGAGTAGACGCGGTTGCCGTCGAGGATCTCCACGGTGCCGTCGCCATCGAGGTCCGCGAGCGAGGGGCCACCCCACTCGTTGTAGTCATACGCGGCCTCGGCCGAGCGGAACTTGAAGGTGCCGTCGTGCTCGATGCAGAGGATGCCGCGGCCATTCTCGGGGATGCCGCAAATCTCCACCCGGCCGTCGCCGTCGATGTCGCCCGCGGCCAGGCTCGCCGCGGCCTTCACCCGGGCCGCCTTGTCCGTGGCGGCCCACAGCTCCTTGCCGGTGCTGCCGCTGATGGCGCGGATGACGCCATCCGCGCTGTAGTTGGAGCCCGCGAACGTGCTGAAGACGATGTCCGGGACCCCGTCCTTGTTCACGTCCACGACGATGGGCGTCATCATCACCTGCTTGTGCTCGGGCAGCACCGAGCCGCCCGTCCACGCCCACTGCTCCTCCGCGTACGCGGGCGAGTCCGCCGCCGCGGGCGCGGGGGTCGACACCGCCGCCTCGGGGGGAAGGGACACGGCGTCCGTGGGCGCCACCTCGGAAGGCCCGGAGGATCCGGAAGACTCTGGCACGGCCGGCGCCGTGTCGTTGGCGATGGCCTGGGCCCGTGACGGCCCCGAGACGCCGTCGGTCTGTACCTCACTGCAGGCCGTCAACGCCGTCAGCGCCAACAGTCCCGCGCGCTTCCAACTCCCGCTTCCCGCTCTGATCGTCATGGATGCCCTTGTCTTGCCGCGGTGCGTTTCCCTCCCGGAGATCCGAGCAAAGGCAGACATATCCCTCTCCAAGACAGGGCATGTCGGCGCTCAGGATCCGGGAAACGGTGGTAGAGCACATGATGCCTGCTTGTATTAAAAAAACCATTCAAAAATGTTGCGCGAACAACGCCTCTCTCCGTCTCCAGGACAGGGGGAGACAGACCACCCACGGTTACCTCTGCCCCGATGTATGGCTTGAGGTGCCTGATTGTTCGTTCCACGTGGGAAACTTCGTCGGCAATGAAACGAAAACGGGGGAGACGGGGTTCGCACCGGCGCGAGCCCTGTCCCCCCCTCGCATGCATGGCGCAACAGGCTACGGCGCCACGGGACCCCGGAGTGGACCGAACCCGACGTCATAGGTGCCATCCGGCAAAGGCCCCTTCATCAGGCGCACCGCGTGAGGACCGCGCCGGATGGAGGCCCCCGCCGCGCCACCCGGAGACACATACACACACGCGCTCGAGCTCTGGCCAGGCTGGCCATAGCCACCGCCATCGCCCGCGAGCAGCGTATAGGAGCCATCCTTTCGGAGATCCCCCGCCTTTCCGCCCTTGCCCCCCTCGAGACCGCCGGGCTCGCCCACGAGCCCGGTCCGCACGCCCTCGTCCTGGCCGCAGAACGCGAGCTCGTCGCGCAGGCCGAACGCCGACGCGGCCGCTCCGCCCAGGCCGCCCACGAAGCCCGCGCCTCCGCCTCCGCCCGCGTTCAGGCCACACCCCGAGGCCCCGCCGCCTCCACCGCCTCCGCCCCAAATGCTGCCCTGGTTGTCGAGGACGGCCGGCACCGTCAGGTGAATGGCCGTGCCTCCCGGCGCGCCCGCCCGGCTGCACGTGCGCTCGAAGAAGCCCTTGCCGCCATTGCCCCCCGAGCCGCCCGCGCCCCCCGCGCCGAAGATGGAGGCGTAGTTGTGGATGTGGACCGAGGAGCCCTCGGCCAGAAGGCCCGTGGTGAACGCGGGAACGCGCGCGTCGAGGGAGCCCACCGTGGCGTTGATCTCCACGCGCACCTGGACGGGCACCTCGGGAGCGCCCACGGCGGCCGCCACGTTGAACGCGGTGGTGTCCCGGACGATGACCGGGCGGAGCCGGACATGGGACAGCGCGAGGTGTCCCGAGAACGCCCCCTCCTGGCTCAGGTGGGACACGACGGGGACCTCACCGAACTTCGACAGGAAGTACTCCTCCACCTGGGTCGTGGTGTTGCACCCCGTTCCCGGCCACGTCAGGGTACGCGCCCCGGTGGCGCACACGAGCGTGGAGGGCGCATACGGATGGCCCAGCTTCACGGGCTCCAGCGCGGCCTTCTGGACCTTGGAGGCGGACACGCCCGTCACGGAGGAGTCGCTCACGGACTCGCCCACCAGCCGCACCCCCTCGACATTGCCCACGTAGGCGCCCTTGAGCGTCACCTGCGAGGGCTTCGCCGACAGGATGCCAATCTGGATGTTCGGCAGGTCCTGATCCACCTCCAGCGTGTAGCTGCCCCCGTCATGGTTGCTGAACAGGAAGACGTGGGACGGAGGCACCACCACCGTGAACCCGGTGATGACGGTGTGCTTCGCCTCGCCCTCCGCGCCGGACACGTAGCGCAGCTCATAGGCGCCCGCCTTCGCGGGTCCCGAGAACAGCAATGTCCCCGTCGCACCCGGGGGCACCGTCTGGCGCTCCTGGTGCGGGGCTCCCTCCTCGCCCGCCCGGAAGACCCCCACCCAATCGCTCTCGGGATGATCCTTGGGGGCCGACCAGCGCACCCGCAGGTCGACGCCCGCCCGGACAGCCCCCGGCGCCTCCAGGCTCAGCGAGTACGCCTTCTCCTCCGGCTTCGCGCAGTGCTCCTGCTCCGGCGCCTCCTCGCAGGTCTTCTTCGATTCCGCCGAGCCACATCCCGCCAGGCAGAGCGAGAGCGTCAGCGCCATCCAGCCGTGTTCATTCTTCACGTGGGTTCTCCTCGACCGCGGTCGCGCGTTGAACTCCAAAACCAACCCACCCTGATGAGTTGCGCGACGGATGGGTTATGCGGCGCCTTTTTCCTTTTCCGGAGGAGCAGTCACCGAGGAAGAGCGAAAAGCCATACAAGTGGGAAAATCATCCGCTCGTCGGGCATAAACAGACCACACAGCCCTGGATTCCGGGCGTGAGGGGGCGCGGTGGAACGGGGTGCTACAGCCCGCCTCCCCCGGAGCGTCGGAGGGACCTCCGGAGGGGGCATCCGTACTAGGGTGGGGAGACGATGAACGACACGAATGGCGCGCCAGCGGCCCCCCTGGCCATCGAGGTCCGCGACCTGCACAAGTCCTTCGGCGACCAACGGGCGCTGCGCGGGGTGGACCTGGTGGTCGCCGAGGGCACCACGTGCGTGCTGGTGGGCATCTCCGGCTCGGGCAAGTCCGTGCTGATGAAGCACATCATGGGGCTGCTCAAGCCGGACCGGGGCAGCGTACGCGTGCAGGGCAAGGACCTGGCCCAGATGGACGAGGCCGGGCTCAACACCATGCGCCGCGACCAGGGCATCCTCTTCCAGGCCAATGCCTTGTTCGACTCGCTCACCGTCTTCGACAACGTGGCCTTTCCCCTGCGCGAGCGCACGAAGATGAGCGAGGCGGAGATCCAGGAGACGGTGAACGCCACCCTGGGCAAGGTGGGTCTGTCCCACGCGGCCACGCGCTTTCCGGGCGAGCTGTCCGGCGGCATGCAGAAGCGCGTGGGCTTCGCGCGCGCCACCATCCTCCAGCCGCGCATCCTCCTCTATGACGATCCCACCGCCGGTCTGGATCCGCTCACCACCGCGGCCGTCAACGAGATCATCCTCACGAGCAAGCAGCAGCTGGGCGCCACCTCGCTCGTCATCACCCCGGACGTGGCCACCGCCTTCGGCATGGCGGACCACCTGGCCCTGATGGACGAGGGGCGCGTCGTCGAGTACGGCCCGCCCGAGACGTTCCGCGAGTCCCAGCACCCGGCGGTGAAGGCCTTCCTGCGCAACTGGCTCGCGCGCCGTTCGAAGAAGGACTCGGCGAAGGGCTCGGCCCCAGGTTGACAGGGCCCGGCGCGCCAGCGAGGAAGGAAGGCATGATCACCCTGCCCGACGGCGCGACGATGAAGGACTACCAACGCTACATCCACGAGCTGGAGACCCTGCACGGCTGGCTCAAGGTGGACCTGGTCCACAACTGCTTCCTCATGGGCGAGGAAGTGGGCGAGCTGTTCAAGGCGGTGCGCCGCTACAACAAGCTCTTCGACGAGGGGCAGGCCACGCCCAGCGAGCAGGCCCGCGCGAACCTGGCCGAGGAGCTGGTGGATGTCTTCAACTACCTGGTGGCCATCTCCAACCGGGTGGGCGTGGACCTGGAGCAGGCGTTCCGCGACAAGAACGCCCGCAACCAGCAGCGCACCTGGAGCTAGTCACAACGCCGAGGCGAAGCGCGCGGCGATGGGCACGGCGACCCGGCCGCCCACACCCCCGCCCTCCAC includes:
- a CDS encoding ABC transporter ATP-binding protein, encoding MNDTNGAPAAPLAIEVRDLHKSFGDQRALRGVDLVVAEGTTCVLVGISGSGKSVLMKHIMGLLKPDRGSVRVQGKDLAQMDEAGLNTMRRDQGILFQANALFDSLTVFDNVAFPLRERTKMSEAEIQETVNATLGKVGLSHAATRFPGELSGGMQKRVGFARATILQPRILLYDDPTAGLDPLTTAAVNEIILTSKQQLGATSLVITPDVATAFGMADHLALMDEGRVVEYGPPETFRESQHPAVKAFLRNWLARRSKKDSAKGSAPG
- a CDS encoding MazG nucleotide pyrophosphohydrolase domain-containing protein, which produces MITLPDGATMKDYQRYIHELETLHGWLKVDLVHNCFLMGEEVGELFKAVRRYNKLFDEGQATPSEQARANLAEELVDVFNYLVAISNRVGVDLEQAFRDKNARNQQRTWS